Within the Candidatus Saccharibacteria bacterium oral taxon 488 genome, the region CGTCGAATTTCGCCCAGAATGCTGATACACCGAGCGGGTCGTGAAGCTTGCGGGTGACCATGCGCCGGAAGGCAGGGTTAGTCAGCAGGCTGGGGATCATCACTAGGGTGGCTGCCGGGCCGCCTACCTTGGCGAGGGTCAACAGCGCGGCGGTCAGGATTTCCTCGGTGCGGATACCCCACGAGTCGGCGAACACGGCCTTGCAGGTTGCCAGGAGCGCATCGACGGTCAGCTCCGGCTGCCTTGTAGCGGCTGCCAGCGGATTCAATCCAACCGGGCCGGGGTCGGTGGGATCCAGCACCACGACATCATCCACACGCTCGGTCGGGATCCGCTCCAGTAGATCGGTGACCAGGTCGCTTTTGGGGTCAATGACCACCACGCCGCGGCCGGCCGTGATGTCGGCCAGTGCCAGATGCTCCAGCGCCGTCGATTTACCAGCCCCAGTCGGGCCGAGCAAGACCGTGTGGAGCAGTGCATCCCGCGGAGGAATCCCCAACGCGACCGGCCTGCCGGGTGCACTGGAGCGAGCGAATACCCGCCCCGCCAGTCGTTGATGCATGCCAGCCAGCCAGTTCGGTGGCGGGATCTGCCGAGGCGATACCGGCGGCAGGCCGGGCAAGTCTCCCTCGCCAACCGGCCAACCGGTGAGGGAGGCGATCTCGGTGCTGCTCAGCTGCAATCCGTAGTACCACGGCCGCCGTACCTGGTGGAGTTTGGCGGGATCCTCAGGCCACAACCGCAACCGCACGCCGGCCGCCTCGATGGTGCACAGCGCCCCGAACAGCCGCTGGATCAGTGCCCGGGCCTTTTGGGGTGTGGCTGCTTCGGCGCCAAGTCGCACACTCACCAACGCGCCGTGCTGCCGGCGGCGTTCGCGTACCCGGGCGAGTTCATCACCACTGGCAGTTCGGGCTCCGTGGTTGAGCAGACTCCACCACGACTGCCGCGCCTCGAGGGGCGGACGCCGCGACAGCATCGGCGCAACCCGCCCACCGATAAACAGCTGCAACACCAGCTGCTCGCCGGTTCGGAGCCCCGACAAGCCAGCCAGCAGCGCCCGAGTCACCGCTTCAATCCGGCTGGTATCCAGCGCCAGTAACGGATGCGTCACCTTGAGGCGTGCCGCCCGGGTCACCGCCCGCCGCACCCCGGCCTTCACCGTCT harbors:
- a CDS encoding type IV secretion system DNA-binding domain-containing protein, translating into MQQLMHRLVADPGLGSLVIETRATNETIRFQIAADVRCIRVVESLLGELVPGMQTVKAGVRRAVTRAARLKVTHPLLALDTSRIEAVTRALLAGLSGLRTGEQLVLQLFIGGRVAPMLSRRPPLEARQSWWSLLNHGARTASGDELARVRERRRQHGALVSVRLGAEAATPQKARALIQRLFGALCTIEAAGVRLRLWPEDPAKLHQVRRPWYYGLQLSSTEIASLTGWPVGEGDLPGLPPVSPRQIPPPNWLAGMHQRLAGRVFARSSAPGRPVALGIPPRDALLHTVLLGPTGAGKSTALEHLALADITAGRGVVVIDPKSDLVTDLLERIPTERVDDVVVLDPTDPGPVGLNPLAAATRQPELTVDALLATCKAVFADSWGIRTEEILTAALLTLAKVGGPAATLVMIPSLLTNPAFRRMVTRKLHDPLGVSAFWAKFDAKSPEQQATEIAPVLNKLQQFVIRPQLRAVLGQTQPRFQLREVFTNRTILLVSLNKGVIGSEAARLLGSLLIGQLWPLILSRAALPPERRHLVSIYVDEVHDFLHGIPGDLADALAQSRSLGVAWHLAHQYRNQLTPAMRAAIDANARNKICFGLAAPDARDMAAMTSGLEPLDFIRLPRYATYSTAWVDGQETGWISGITLPPHPSQRPAIDARAASRHRYGIPAKETETALTQLTSHPIPTAPATETTSPPAPPTSPGEFGRRLAPTKRRQK